One stretch of Streptomyces sp. NBC_00443 DNA includes these proteins:
- a CDS encoding SGNH/GDSL hydrolase family protein, giving the protein MRAGLPLAAVLLTVVACQSPPAEATADASGVVTWAAGADRMADGVAGRSYRLVVHTSVGGTDTRIRLSNAFGDRPMTFDNVYAGIQKQGAELRRGSNRRLSFGGERSVTVPAGATVWSDPLPGRLPAATNLVVSLHSPDAGGPATGHWMAMQSSYATQGDHTAEEGGAAWTIPTGSWFYLDAVSVRARAGTGAVAALGDSITDGWQSTTDLNRRWPDYLARRLQRSDTAVKGVANEGISGNKLLEDGPGESALNRLERDVLSQPGVRTVFLFQGVNDIKAHTGVTADDLIEGYREIVDRAHAAGKCVVGATVGPYKGWLEWDPAGEAVRQEVNEFIRTSGEFDAVTDFDRILHSPYDPARMLPALDGGDHIHPNDKGMQAMADAVDLTALDCDTTG; this is encoded by the coding sequence GTGAGGGCCGGGCTCCCGCTGGCCGCCGTTCTGCTGACGGTCGTCGCCTGTCAGTCGCCGCCCGCCGAGGCGACCGCCGACGCGAGCGGCGTCGTCACCTGGGCGGCCGGCGCCGACCGCATGGCAGACGGCGTCGCCGGCCGCAGCTACCGGCTCGTCGTGCACACCAGCGTGGGCGGAACGGACACCCGGATCCGGCTCTCCAACGCCTTCGGGGACCGGCCGATGACCTTCGACAACGTCTACGCGGGCATCCAGAAGCAGGGCGCCGAGCTGCGGCGCGGCAGCAACCGGAGGCTGAGCTTCGGCGGTGAGCGCTCGGTCACCGTGCCGGCCGGCGCGACCGTGTGGAGCGACCCGCTGCCCGGGAGGCTGCCCGCCGCGACCAACCTCGTCGTCAGCCTGCACAGCCCGGACGCGGGCGGCCCGGCGACCGGCCACTGGATGGCCATGCAGTCGTCGTACGCCACCCAGGGCGACCACACCGCCGAGGAGGGCGGCGCCGCCTGGACCATCCCGACCGGCTCCTGGTTCTATCTCGACGCCGTCTCCGTGCGCGCCCGCGCGGGCACCGGAGCGGTGGCCGCCCTCGGGGACTCCATCACCGACGGCTGGCAGTCCACCACCGACCTGAACCGCCGCTGGCCCGACTACCTCGCCCGCCGACTGCAACGCTCGGACACGGCGGTGAAGGGCGTGGCCAACGAGGGAATCTCCGGAAACAAGCTCCTTGAGGACGGCCCCGGAGAAAGCGCGCTGAACCGGCTGGAGCGGGACGTCCTGTCCCAGCCCGGTGTGCGGACCGTGTTCCTCTTCCAGGGCGTGAACGACATCAAGGCCCATACGGGCGTCACGGCCGACGACCTGATCGAGGGCTACCGCGAGATCGTCGACCGGGCGCACGCGGCCGGCAAGTGCGTCGTCGGCGCGACCGTCGGCCCGTACAAGGGCTGGCTCGAATGGGACCCGGCCGGTGAGGCCGTGCGCCAGGAGGTCAACGAGTTCATCCGCACCAGCGGCGAGTTCGACGCCGTCACCGACTTCGACCGCATCCTGCACAGCCCCTACGACCCCGCGCGGATGCTGCCCGCCCTCGACGGCGGCGACCACATCCACCCCAACGACAAGGGCATGCAGGCGATGGCCGACGCCGTCGACCTGACCGCCCTGGACTGCGACACCACCGGCTGA
- a CDS encoding alpha-galactosidase D, whose translation MRSSSYSVMPARALRAVVVLALTAGVTAAVPAAQAETPTPPAAPATTTVAAKPYMGWTSWTMQSSKYPGLNPKGDYSYLSEANVTKQTDAMAAKLKKYGYEYVNIDAGWWMDWSWKSQFDEFGRQKADPVRFPSGMKAVADRIHSKGLKAGIYLPVGLEKGAYNDGKNPIWNADGCTTGDIVHDDLRTTNGWDSAYKIDFSNPCAQKYIDSQAQMFADWGYDFLKLDGVGPGSFKSGDNYNNVADVAAWQKAIKTAGRPIHLELSWSLDYGHVEDWKKYSNGWRIDTDVECYCNTLVTWENSVDDRWDDAPAWTAHAGPGGWNDLDSVNVGNGEMDGLTKAERQSYATLWAIAKSPLFTGDDLTRLDSYGLSLLTNREVIALNQSSAPPAEPVTASDPQQVWAAKNPNGTYTVALFNLSDAPASVTASWSTLGFKGKASVRDVWNKENLGSHTDKITQALPAHGSRLFTVTPRGTDLAWTAYEAEAGNLSGNASVANCSACSDGRKVGNLYTGGKLTLDDVVVPKAGTYQIKVAYVSGDARSISVSANGGGGTSHKFASTGDWSTVNSVYVPVKLKAGANTVTFDSGTGYAPDIDRIDVQKSL comes from the coding sequence ATGAGGTCATCCTCGTACTCCGTCATGCCCGCACGCGCCCTGAGAGCCGTGGTGGTCCTGGCCCTCACCGCCGGTGTCACGGCCGCCGTCCCCGCCGCACAGGCCGAGACCCCCACGCCCCCGGCCGCCCCGGCGACCACCACCGTGGCCGCCAAGCCCTACATGGGCTGGACGAGCTGGACCATGCAGTCGTCCAAGTACCCGGGCCTCAACCCGAAGGGCGACTACAGCTACCTGTCCGAGGCCAACGTCACCAAGCAGACCGACGCCATGGCGGCCAAGCTGAAGAAGTACGGCTACGAGTACGTCAACATCGACGCCGGCTGGTGGATGGACTGGTCCTGGAAGTCGCAGTTCGACGAGTTCGGCCGGCAGAAGGCCGATCCGGTGCGCTTCCCCAGCGGCATGAAGGCCGTCGCCGACCGCATCCACTCCAAGGGCCTCAAGGCCGGCATCTACCTCCCGGTCGGCCTGGAGAAGGGGGCGTACAACGACGGCAAGAACCCGATCTGGAACGCCGACGGCTGCACCACCGGCGACATCGTCCACGACGACCTGCGCACCACCAACGGCTGGGACAGCGCCTACAAGATCGACTTCTCGAACCCCTGCGCGCAGAAGTACATCGACTCCCAGGCCCAGATGTTCGCCGACTGGGGCTACGACTTCCTGAAGCTCGACGGCGTGGGCCCCGGCTCCTTCAAGAGCGGCGACAACTACAACAACGTCGCCGACGTCGCCGCGTGGCAGAAGGCCATCAAGACCGCCGGCCGCCCGATCCACCTGGAGCTGTCCTGGTCCCTCGACTACGGACATGTCGAGGACTGGAAGAAGTACTCCAACGGCTGGCGCATCGACACCGACGTCGAGTGCTACTGCAACACCCTGGTCACCTGGGAGAACTCGGTCGACGACCGCTGGGACGACGCCCCGGCCTGGACCGCCCACGCCGGCCCCGGCGGCTGGAACGACCTCGACTCCGTGAACGTCGGCAACGGCGAGATGGACGGCCTCACCAAGGCCGAGCGGCAGAGCTACGCCACCCTGTGGGCGATAGCCAAGTCCCCGCTCTTCACCGGCGACGACCTCACCAGGCTCGACTCCTACGGCCTGTCGCTGCTGACCAACCGCGAGGTCATCGCGCTCAACCAGAGCAGCGCCCCGCCCGCCGAGCCCGTCACCGCCTCCGACCCGCAGCAGGTGTGGGCCGCGAAGAACCCGAACGGCACCTACACCGTCGCCCTGTTCAACCTGTCCGACGCCCCCGCCTCGGTCACCGCCAGCTGGTCGACCCTCGGCTTCAAGGGCAAGGCCTCGGTGCGCGACGTGTGGAACAAGGAGAACCTCGGCTCCCACACCGACAAGATCACACAGGCCCTCCCCGCGCACGGCTCCCGCCTGTTCACCGTCACCCCGCGCGGCACCGACCTCGCCTGGACCGCCTACGAGGCCGAGGCGGGCAACCTGAGCGGCAACGCCTCCGTCGCGAACTGCTCCGCCTGCTCCGACGGCCGCAAGGTCGGCAACCTCTACACCGGAGGCAAGCTGACCCTCGACGACGTCGTGGTCCCGAAGGCCGGCACTTACCAGATCAAGGTCGCCTACGTCAGCGGTGACGCCCGTTCGATCTCCGTCTCGGCCAACGGAGGCGGCGGCACGTCGCACAAGTTCGCGTCCACGGGCGACTGGTCCACGGTGAACAGCGTGTACGTGCCGGTGAAGCTGAAGGCCGGGGCGAACACGGTCACGTTCGACAGCGGGACCGGTTACGCGCCGGACATCGACCGGATCGACGTGCAGAAGTCTCTCTGA
- a CDS encoding CAP domain-containing protein, which translates to MSELVPGGNLPLPGGSVTVRVPGPFDVSALVTDDSGKVRGDADFVFYNQPSAPGARLQGDTLTVDPQRLRPGATRVTVVVSPADPGTPLGRLPAPVLHVSGPGGRAIARFAPPRPRQETLLLLAEIYRRGDGWKLRALGQGYADGLAGLARDFGVDVIEDATPSPVATAPAPITPAGPTARSAMHTLSAVTVPHIPSPDRDGFLDLVNSARASAGSPPVTLDARLASAAQAHASAMAAAGQLGAEGRDGVSVYQRITGTGYTYVTVGEHLVSGPRTPAEFVAYCLRTEQPRRTLHDPAFLHAALAHVTGGRSGDTYWTALWARPLALGDLSRTAAEVVDLTNRERARAGLRPLAADPALSTAAQAYSADMAARAFYSHTSPEGTQPWDRAAAAGSRMRSIGENIACGQRSPAEVVQGWMNSPGHRANILKPDFSHIGIGFAGGGPAGTYWTQLFGA; encoded by the coding sequence ATGAGCGAGTTGGTTCCCGGGGGCAATCTGCCCCTCCCGGGCGGCAGCGTCACCGTCCGGGTGCCCGGCCCCTTCGACGTGTCCGCGCTCGTCACCGACGACAGCGGCAAGGTCCGCGGCGATGCCGACTTCGTGTTCTACAACCAGCCGTCCGCGCCGGGCGCCCGGCTCCAGGGCGACACCCTGACCGTCGACCCGCAGCGTCTGCGCCCCGGGGCCACGCGGGTCACCGTGGTCGTCAGCCCCGCCGACCCGGGTACTCCCCTGGGCCGCCTGCCGGCCCCCGTGCTCCACGTCAGCGGCCCGGGCGGCCGCGCGATAGCCCGGTTCGCCCCGCCGCGCCCACGGCAGGAGACCTTGCTGCTGCTCGCGGAGATCTACCGGCGTGGCGACGGCTGGAAGCTGCGGGCCCTTGGGCAGGGGTACGCGGACGGGCTGGCGGGGCTGGCGCGCGACTTCGGGGTGGACGTCATCGAGGACGCGACGCCGAGCCCGGTCGCCACGGCACCCGCACCGATCACTCCAGCCGGGCCGACGGCTCGGTCCGCGATGCACACCCTGTCCGCCGTCACCGTCCCGCACATCCCTTCCCCCGATCGCGACGGCTTCCTGGACCTGGTCAACTCCGCGCGTGCCAGTGCCGGTTCACCGCCCGTCACCCTCGACGCCCGCCTTGCCTCCGCCGCGCAGGCCCACGCCTCCGCCATGGCAGCGGCGGGACAGCTCGGCGCCGAGGGCCGCGACGGCGTCTCCGTGTACCAGCGCATCACCGGGACCGGGTACACGTATGTCACCGTCGGCGAGCACCTGGTATCCGGCCCCCGCACCCCTGCCGAGTTCGTCGCGTACTGCCTGCGCACCGAACAGCCCCGCCGCACCCTGCACGACCCGGCCTTCCTCCACGCCGCGCTGGCGCACGTCACGGGCGGCCGCTCGGGCGACACGTACTGGACGGCGCTGTGGGCCAGGCCGTTGGCCCTCGGCGACCTGTCCCGCACGGCGGCCGAGGTCGTCGACCTCACCAACCGGGAGCGGGCCCGGGCCGGGCTGCGTCCCCTCGCCGCCGATCCCGCGCTCAGCACCGCGGCGCAGGCCTACAGCGCCGACATGGCGGCCCGGGCCTTCTACTCCCACACCTCGCCCGAGGGGACCCAGCCCTGGGACCGGGCCGCCGCCGCGGGTTCCCGCATGCGCTCGATCGGCGAGAACATCGCATGCGGTCAGCGCTCCCCCGCCGAGGTCGTGCAGGGCTGGATGAACAGCCCGGGCCATCGCGCCAACATCCTCAAGCCCGATTTCAGCCACATAGGGATCGGCTTCGCGGGCGGCGGGCCCGCCGGCACGTACTGGACCCAGCTCTTCGGCGCCTGA
- a CDS encoding UBP-type zinc finger domain-containing protein, protein MNDVNGIDPNVPPSGSGCPECDAAGGWWFHLRRCAQCGHVGCCDSSPAQHATAHFRETGHPFVQSFEPGESWYWNYDTNEMYESGPELAAPGSHPAEQPTPGPAGRVPDDWAKTLRA, encoded by the coding sequence ATGAACGACGTCAACGGCATCGATCCGAACGTGCCGCCGAGCGGCAGTGGGTGCCCGGAGTGCGACGCGGCCGGCGGGTGGTGGTTCCATCTGCGGCGGTGTGCGCAGTGCGGGCACGTGGGGTGCTGTGACAGTTCGCCCGCGCAGCATGCGACGGCGCATTTCCGGGAGACCGGGCATCCCTTCGTGCAGAGCTTCGAGCCGGGTGAGAGCTGGTACTGGAACTACGACACGAACGAGATGTACGAGTCGGGGCCCGAGCTTGCGGCGCCCGGGAGCCATCCGGCCGAGCAGCCGACGCCGGGGCCCGCGGGGCGGGTGCCGGACGACTGGGCGAAGACGTTGCGCGCCTGA
- a CDS encoding tetratricopeptide repeat protein codes for MYGKAFAPEYQGALTKLSVNSSLTDVLAAGTEQLRAAERAGQHGEAARSGLAVAEAHRRLGQIGDADRAWKASYRAAREADDTAAMAWALWSGGTLARQRGSFALARRLLQLAADFGERGGDIVVRGYSLAGLAETGRIQGDYDAVHRLHEQLLAEARRRGEARHTVWALEGIAQIHRNTGSYDTAYDLFEEAAEIAAGAEDRRGHAWALRGLADVVSVRDGDTERALALLSEAETTCRAMKLSSALAYNHKMRGNVLYRAGRYTEARALYEQALAEFRAMREPRGEALSRLGLAKSRAQLGRDRAETATELAELAGVLERIGLRHAREMVARAQEEFGVGEDAMAGAGAGVLR; via the coding sequence ATGTACGGCAAGGCATTCGCCCCGGAGTACCAGGGAGCCCTGACCAAGCTGTCCGTGAACTCCTCGCTGACGGACGTACTGGCCGCCGGCACCGAGCAGTTGAGAGCGGCCGAGCGGGCCGGGCAGCACGGCGAGGCGGCACGCTCAGGGCTCGCGGTCGCCGAGGCGCACCGCCGGCTGGGGCAGATCGGGGACGCGGACCGGGCATGGAAGGCGAGCTACCGCGCCGCCCGGGAGGCCGACGACACCGCGGCGATGGCCTGGGCGCTGTGGAGCGGCGGCACGCTGGCCCGGCAGCGGGGGTCGTTCGCCCTGGCTCGGCGGCTGCTCCAGCTCGCGGCGGACTTCGGCGAGCGCGGCGGCGACATCGTCGTACGCGGCTACTCCCTGGCCGGCCTCGCCGAGACCGGCCGCATCCAGGGCGACTACGACGCCGTCCACCGGCTGCACGAGCAGCTACTGGCCGAGGCCCGGCGGCGCGGCGAGGCGCGGCACACCGTGTGGGCACTGGAGGGCATCGCCCAGATCCACCGCAACACCGGCTCGTACGACACCGCGTACGACCTGTTCGAGGAGGCGGCCGAGATCGCCGCGGGCGCCGAGGACCGGCGTGGCCACGCCTGGGCGCTGCGAGGGCTCGCCGACGTCGTCTCCGTGCGCGACGGCGACACGGAACGGGCCCTGGCCCTGCTGTCCGAGGCGGAGACCACGTGCCGGGCGATGAAGCTGTCCAGCGCCCTGGCCTACAACCACAAGATGCGGGGCAACGTCCTCTACCGCGCCGGACGTTACACCGAGGCCCGCGCCCTGTACGAGCAGGCGCTCGCCGAGTTCCGCGCCATGAGGGAGCCACGCGGGGAGGCACTGTCCCGGCTGGGGCTGGCCAAGTCGCGTGCGCAACTGGGGCGCGACCGGGCCGAGACGGCCACCGAACTGGCCGAGCTGGCCGGAGTGCTGGAGCGGATCGGGCTGCGGCACGCCAGGGAGATGGTGGCGCGGGCGCAGGAGGAGTTCGGCGTGGGCGAGGATGCCATGGCGGGCGCCGGGGCGGGGGTCCTGCGGTGA
- a CDS encoding AIM24 family protein yields the protein MKGDLFSNEHMVQPATAPGMTIENAKCIKYAVNGEMHARQGAMVAYRGNLQFERKGQGVGGMLKRAVTGEGLPLMAVRGQGEAWFAHEAQNCFVVDVDPGDEFTVNGRNVLCFDASLSYRIATVKGAGITGGGLFNSVFTGQGRLGLVCEGNPLVIPVSPQYPVYVDTDAVVGWTAGLDTSLHRSQSLGSMLRGGSGEAVQLMLQGQGYVVVRPSEATPQKSQQH from the coding sequence ATGAAGGGTGACCTCTTTTCCAACGAGCACATGGTCCAGCCCGCCACTGCGCCGGGCATGACGATCGAGAACGCCAAATGCATCAAGTACGCGGTGAACGGCGAGATGCACGCCCGTCAGGGCGCGATGGTCGCCTACCGCGGCAACCTCCAGTTCGAGCGCAAGGGCCAGGGCGTGGGCGGCATGCTCAAGCGGGCGGTGACCGGTGAGGGGCTGCCGCTGATGGCGGTGCGCGGGCAGGGCGAGGCCTGGTTCGCGCACGAGGCGCAGAACTGCTTCGTCGTCGATGTCGACCCCGGCGACGAATTCACGGTCAACGGCCGCAACGTCCTGTGTTTCGACGCCTCGTTGTCGTACCGGATAGCGACGGTGAAGGGTGCCGGCATCACCGGCGGCGGCCTGTTCAACAGCGTCTTCACGGGGCAGGGCAGGCTGGGCCTGGTGTGTGAGGGCAATCCGCTGGTCATCCCGGTCTCGCCGCAGTACCCGGTGTACGTCGACACGGACGCCGTCGTCGGCTGGACCGCGGGCCTGGACACCTCGCTGCACCGCTCGCAGTCCCTCGGCTCGATGCTGCGCGGCGGTTCCGGGGAGGCCGTGCAACTGATGCTGCAGGGCCAGGGCTATGTCGTCGTACGGCCGAGCGAGGCGACACCGCAGAAGTCCCAGCAGCACTGA
- a CDS encoding FAD-dependent oxidoreductase, with the protein MAQASDAARTVILTVDDDPGVSRAVARDLRRRYGEAHRIVRAESGESALQALRELKLRGDLVAVILADYRMPQMNGIEFLEQALDVYPGARRVLLTAYADTSAAIDAINVVDLDHYLLKPWDPPEEKLYPVLDDLLEAWRRSDYRPVPSTKVVGHRWSARSSEVREFLARNQVPYRWYSADEPEGRRLLAAAEQDGQRLPLVITPDGTPLVAPEAPELASKVGLATMPTADFYDLVVIGGGPAGLGAAVYGASEGLRTVLVERSATGGQAGQSSRIENYLGFPDGVSGAQLTDRARRQAARFGAEILTAREVTGLEISGAARIVRFSDGSAVAAHSVILATGVSYRQLAAPGCDDLTGRGLYYGSALTEAPACQGQDVYIVGGANSAGQAAMYLARGAKSVTLLVRGKSLSASMSYYLVQQIEEAPNVSVRARTVVESAHGSDHLEQLTLRDVDGGGTELVDAQWMFVFIGAAPLTDWLDETVLRDERGFILAGPDLSSDGRPPAGWELDRPPYHLETNVPGVFVAGDARSESAKRVASAVGEGAMAVMLVHRYLEQS; encoded by the coding sequence ATGGCACAGGCGTCCGACGCAGCGCGGACCGTCATCCTGACCGTGGACGACGACCCGGGAGTGTCCCGGGCGGTCGCCCGCGATCTGCGGCGGCGCTACGGCGAGGCGCACCGGATCGTGCGCGCGGAGTCCGGCGAGTCCGCACTGCAGGCGCTGCGCGAGCTGAAGCTGCGGGGAGATCTCGTGGCCGTGATCCTGGCCGACTACCGCATGCCCCAGATGAACGGCATCGAGTTCCTCGAACAGGCCCTGGACGTCTATCCCGGTGCGCGTCGCGTGCTGCTGACCGCGTACGCGGACACGAGCGCTGCGATCGACGCGATCAACGTCGTCGACCTCGACCACTACCTGCTCAAGCCGTGGGATCCGCCGGAGGAGAAGCTCTACCCGGTCCTGGACGACCTGCTGGAGGCGTGGCGGCGCAGCGACTACCGGCCGGTGCCCAGCACCAAGGTCGTCGGCCACCGCTGGTCGGCGCGCTCCTCGGAGGTGCGGGAGTTCCTGGCCCGCAACCAGGTGCCGTACCGCTGGTACTCCGCCGACGAGCCCGAGGGCCGGCGGCTGCTGGCCGCCGCCGAGCAGGACGGGCAGCGGCTGCCGCTGGTGATCACGCCGGACGGGACGCCCCTGGTGGCGCCCGAGGCACCCGAGCTGGCCTCGAAGGTGGGGCTGGCCACGATGCCGACGGCCGATTTCTACGACCTCGTCGTCATCGGCGGCGGCCCGGCCGGGCTCGGCGCGGCCGTGTACGGGGCGTCGGAGGGACTGCGGACCGTGCTGGTGGAGCGGTCGGCGACGGGTGGACAGGCCGGGCAGAGCTCCCGGATCGAGAACTACCTCGGCTTCCCGGACGGCGTGTCGGGGGCACAGCTCACCGACCGGGCCCGGCGGCAGGCAGCGAGGTTCGGCGCCGAGATCCTCACCGCGCGCGAGGTGACGGGGCTGGAGATCAGCGGGGCCGCCCGGATCGTACGGTTCTCGGACGGCTCGGCGGTCGCCGCGCACAGCGTGATCCTGGCGACCGGCGTGTCGTACCGGCAGCTGGCGGCGCCCGGCTGCGACGACCTGACCGGCCGCGGGCTGTACTACGGCTCGGCGCTCACGGAGGCGCCCGCCTGCCAGGGCCAGGACGTGTACATCGTCGGCGGCGCCAACTCCGCCGGGCAGGCGGCGATGTACCTGGCGCGGGGCGCCAAGTCGGTGACGCTGCTGGTCCGCGGCAAGTCCCTGTCGGCGTCCATGTCGTACTACCTGGTCCAGCAGATCGAAGAGGCGCCGAACGTCTCGGTGCGGGCCCGGACGGTCGTGGAGTCCGCGCACGGCTCCGACCACCTGGAGCAGCTGACGCTGCGCGACGTGGACGGCGGGGGGACCGAACTCGTCGACGCCCAGTGGATGTTCGTGTTCATCGGCGCTGCTCCGCTGACCGACTGGCTGGACGAGACGGTGCTGCGGGACGAGCGCGGTTTCATCCTCGCCGGGCCCGACCTGTCGTCCGACGGGCGGCCGCCGGCCGGCTGGGAGCTGGACCGGCCGCCGTACCACCTGGAGACCAACGTCCCCGGCGTGTTCGTGGCGGGCGACGCGCGCTCCGAGTCCGCCAAGCGTGTCGCGTCCGCCGTCGGAGAGGGAGCCATGGCCGTCATGCTCGTCCACCGCTATCTGGAGCAGTCATGA
- a CDS encoding glycosyl hydrolase family 95 catalytic domain-containing protein: protein MNTSPNEPSRRTLLSLATTAGLTAALGTLPTFTASAAPVRPAEVPLPADASGERLWWQAPGDEGSLIEQGLPIGNGRIGALASNDPGRELLLITDATMWTGGLNDTLDQDGQFPYGRSDFGSFTLLARLTVDIPDHDLGAVSGYRRTLDLAQGLVTSSYVRSGVTYRREMYASHPDDVIVLRFTQSGSGRYTGTITLTGTHGEKPTAAESFGATLPNGLRYGAAVKARGSGGKVTVNGTRIDFSGCKDLTVVVSAGTNYAPDAAAGFRNPSLDPERLARTKARTAAAESADALRRTHVADYRALYGRLGLSLGTSTDAQRALDTWERLHARTRDPEPDPELEAAYLQYGRYLMITSSRDSLPMGLQGLWLDGNDPDWMGDYHTDINIQMNYWMADRTGLSPCFDAFTDYCLAQLSSWTDTTRRLFNDPRNRYRNSSGKNAGWAVAFSTNPYGGSGWWWHPAGNAWLCTTLWEHYEYTGSREYLKKIYPLLKGACEFWEARLLTVTLPGTSKEVLVDDRDWSPEHGPQDAKGITYAQEVVWTLFGNYCTAAADLRRDTDYADTIASLRRKLYLPQVSPTTGWLEEWMSPDNLGETTHRHLSPLINLFPGDRIRPDGSTPAEIVAGATALLTARGMESFGWANAWRSLCWARLKNADNAYQLVVNNLRPSTDGSNGTAFNLFDIYEVERGRGIFQIDANFGTPAAMVEMLLYSRPGHVELLPALPGAWADSGHVRGVPVRGGFEVDLRWRDGRPTEARIHSVGGRTTTVAYGDVSRTVTLRPGASVTLKDFAK from the coding sequence ATGAACACCAGCCCGAACGAGCCGAGCCGAAGAACCCTCCTCTCCCTCGCCACCACCGCGGGCCTCACCGCCGCCCTCGGCACGCTGCCCACGTTCACCGCCTCCGCCGCGCCCGTCCGCCCCGCCGAAGTCCCGCTCCCCGCCGACGCCTCCGGCGAGCGGCTGTGGTGGCAGGCCCCGGGCGACGAGGGCTCACTCATCGAACAGGGCCTGCCCATAGGCAACGGCCGCATCGGAGCCCTCGCGAGCAACGACCCCGGCCGCGAGCTCCTCCTGATCACCGACGCCACCATGTGGACCGGCGGCCTCAACGACACCCTGGACCAGGACGGCCAGTTCCCCTACGGCCGCTCCGACTTCGGCTCCTTCACGCTGCTCGCCAGGCTCACCGTCGACATCCCCGACCACGACCTCGGCGCCGTCTCCGGCTACCGCCGCACCCTGGATCTCGCCCAGGGCCTGGTCACCAGCTCCTACGTCCGCTCCGGCGTCACCTACCGGCGTGAGATGTACGCCAGCCACCCCGACGACGTCATCGTCCTGCGCTTCACGCAGAGCGGCAGCGGCCGCTACACCGGCACCATCACCCTGACCGGCACCCACGGCGAGAAGCCGACCGCCGCCGAGTCGTTCGGCGCGACCCTCCCCAACGGCCTGCGCTACGGCGCCGCCGTCAAGGCCCGCGGCAGCGGCGGCAAGGTCACCGTCAACGGCACCCGCATCGACTTCTCCGGCTGCAAGGACCTCACCGTGGTCGTCAGCGCCGGCACCAACTACGCCCCCGACGCCGCGGCCGGCTTCCGCAACCCCTCCCTCGACCCGGAGCGCCTCGCCCGTACGAAGGCCCGCACCGCCGCCGCGGAATCCGCCGACGCCCTGCGGCGCACCCACGTCGCCGACTACCGCGCCCTGTACGGACGGCTCGGCCTCTCCCTCGGCACGTCCACGGACGCGCAGCGCGCCCTCGACACCTGGGAGCGCCTGCACGCCCGCACCCGCGATCCCGAACCCGACCCGGAACTGGAAGCGGCCTACCTCCAGTACGGCCGCTATCTCATGATCACCAGCTCACGCGACAGCCTGCCGATGGGCCTCCAGGGCCTGTGGCTGGACGGCAACGACCCGGACTGGATGGGCGACTACCACACCGACATCAACATCCAGATGAACTACTGGATGGCCGACCGCACCGGCCTGTCGCCCTGCTTCGACGCCTTCACGGACTACTGCCTCGCCCAGCTCTCCTCCTGGACCGACACCACCCGTCGCCTCTTCAACGACCCGCGCAACCGCTACCGCAACTCCAGCGGCAAGAACGCCGGCTGGGCGGTCGCCTTCTCCACCAACCCCTACGGCGGCAGCGGCTGGTGGTGGCATCCGGCGGGCAACGCCTGGCTGTGCACCACCCTGTGGGAGCACTACGAGTACACCGGGTCACGCGAGTACCTGAAGAAGATCTACCCGCTCCTCAAGGGTGCGTGCGAGTTCTGGGAGGCGCGGCTGCTCACCGTCACCCTCCCCGGCACCTCGAAGGAGGTGCTCGTGGACGACCGCGACTGGTCTCCCGAGCACGGTCCGCAGGACGCCAAGGGCATCACCTATGCTCAGGAAGTCGTGTGGACACTGTTCGGGAACTACTGCACCGCGGCCGCCGACCTCCGGCGGGACACCGACTACGCGGATACGATCGCCTCACTGCGCAGAAAGCTGTACCTGCCGCAGGTCAGCCCGACCACCGGCTGGCTGGAGGAGTGGATGTCGCCCGACAATCTAGGTGAGACCACGCACCGCCACCTGTCCCCGCTGATCAACCTGTTCCCCGGCGACCGCATCCGCCCCGACGGCTCCACCCCGGCCGAGATCGTCGCCGGCGCCACCGCCCTGCTCACCGCGCGCGGCATGGAGAGCTTCGGCTGGGCCAACGCCTGGCGCAGCCTGTGCTGGGCCCGCCTGAAGAACGCGGACAACGCCTACCAGCTGGTCGTCAACAACCTCCGCCCGTCGACCGACGGCAGCAACGGCACCGCGTTCAACCTCTTCGACATCTACGAGGTCGAGCGCGGCCGGGGCATCTTCCAGATCGACGCCAACTTCGGCACCCCGGCCGCGATGGTGGAGATGTTGCTGTACTCCCGGCCGGGCCACGTCGAACTCCTCCCGGCGCTCCCCGGCGCCTGGGCCGACTCGGGACATGTGCGAGGCGTCCCCGTGCGGGGCGGCTTCGAGGTCGACCTGCGCTGGCGCGACGGACGCCCCACCGAGGCCCGCATCCACAGCGTCGGCGGCCGCACCACGACGGTCGCGTACGGTGATGTGTCCCGCACGGTCACCCTGCGGCCCGGCGCGTCGGTCACGCTGAAGGACTTCGCCAAGTGA